The following proteins are encoded in a genomic region of Halococcus salifodinae DSM 8989:
- a CDS encoding proteasome assembly chaperone family protein, giving the protein MAETTRTSPDATFDVVHDAEPPETLLAGFAEFGMAGLTAADSLVDQLDLEQTGHITADRLPAITPFSDGVARHHTRLFSRPDLDLTVLVGELFVPLPAAAALAESVLEWTEANGVTETTVLSGVPMAHGPDEHRSFYVATEAYRERRLDGVDAQPMGNGFLDGINGTLMARGIDSSLDACVLTTPVHPLAPDAEAAARLLETADAIYDLGVDAGPLRSFAEEVRQHYESLAEHVESTEDHRYDDQMFR; this is encoded by the coding sequence ATGGCCGAAACGACCCGGACCAGTCCCGACGCGACGTTCGACGTGGTCCACGACGCGGAGCCACCGGAGACGCTGCTCGCGGGCTTCGCGGAGTTCGGAATGGCCGGCCTCACCGCCGCCGACTCGCTGGTCGATCAGCTCGATCTCGAACAGACGGGCCACATCACCGCCGATCGACTTCCGGCGATCACCCCGTTTTCCGACGGCGTAGCGCGTCACCACACCCGCCTGTTCTCCCGCCCCGATCTCGATCTCACGGTGTTGGTCGGTGAGCTGTTCGTCCCGCTGCCGGCCGCCGCCGCGCTGGCCGAGTCGGTTCTCGAATGGACGGAGGCGAACGGGGTTACGGAGACCACGGTGCTCTCGGGGGTGCCGATGGCCCACGGGCCCGACGAACACCGGTCGTTCTACGTCGCCACCGAGGCGTACCGCGAGCGACGGCTCGACGGCGTCGACGCCCAGCCGATGGGCAACGGCTTCCTCGATGGTATCAACGGGACGCTCATGGCCCGTGGCATCGACTCGTCGCTCGACGCCTGCGTGCTCACGACGCCCGTGCATCCGCTCGCACCCGACGCCGAGGCCGCCGCGAGACTGCTCGAAACCGCCGACGCGATCTACGATCTCGGTGTCGACGCCGGCCCACTGCGCTCGTTCGCGGAGGAGGTCCGCCAGCACTACGAGAGCCTCGCCGAACACGTCGAATCGACCGAAGACCACCGCTACGACGACCAGATGTTCAGATAG
- a CDS encoding DUF5816 domain-containing protein, which yields MDAKTTADGRRLYVDHEAAERGSKGPFFVAYTSETDDSRWGYYCANCGAFDNAMDAMGRLKCNVCANIKKPDEWDAAHE from the coding sequence ATGGACGCGAAAACGACCGCCGACGGCCGACGGCTCTACGTCGACCACGAGGCGGCCGAACGCGGGTCGAAAGGGCCGTTTTTCGTGGCGTACACGAGCGAGACCGACGACTCGCGGTGGGGGTACTACTGCGCGAACTGCGGCGCGTTCGACAACGCGATGGATGCGATGGGCCGACTCAAATGCAACGTGTGCGCCAACATCAAGAAACCGGACGAGTGGGACGCAGCCCACGAGTAG
- a CDS encoding universal stress protein, protein MTQVVVPVRYPLSEHSRRTLETAIAVADERDAALSVLHVDLYQSNQRVTQADLKHAVEATFGPLDRTRYAVRTGFLVEETILDEVATEDADVVVIGRKQAGRWRRMVRRITDEPDVAQYLGDQLDCHVVAAPRSG, encoded by the coding sequence ATGACGCAGGTCGTCGTGCCCGTCCGGTATCCGCTGAGCGAACACTCCCGGCGCACGCTCGAAACCGCGATCGCGGTCGCCGACGAACGCGACGCTGCCCTCTCGGTGCTCCACGTCGATCTCTATCAGTCGAATCAGCGGGTCACGCAGGCCGATCTCAAGCACGCGGTCGAAGCGACGTTCGGTCCGCTCGACCGGACGCGGTACGCCGTCCGCACCGGCTTTCTCGTCGAGGAGACCATCCTCGACGAAGTCGCCACCGAGGACGCCGACGTGGTCGTGATCGGTCGAAAGCAGGCCGGTCGGTGGCGACGGATGGTTCGCCGGATCACCGACGAGCCGGACGTCGCGCAGTATCTTGGCGACCAGCTCGACTGTCACGTCGTCGCCGCGCCGCGCTCCGGATAA
- a CDS encoding phage terminase large subunit family protein yields the protein MSTPAHCARSRRRSASTTRASPNTSNRPKTTATTTRCSDSAPPRHAPPRHAPHRSLDSVHHSAPLIGEIVHLRELFARRIFVAAVPSVMTRSERRPPPDGGTRRKTTLYCPDCGHESTIDGDWRVEHTTDDDRDRAAYICPECGAVIARRPARLAIA from the coding sequence GTGTCGACGCCGGCCCACTGCGCTCGTTCGCGGAGGAGGTCCGCCAGCACTACGAGAGCCTCGCCGAACACGTCGAATCGACCGAAGACCACCGCTACGACGACCAGATGTTCAGATAGCGCGCCGCCCCGACACGCACCGCCCCGGCACGCACCGCACCGATCGCTCGATTCCGTTCACCATTCTGCCCCATTGATTGGCGAAATAGTTCATCTGAGGGAACTCTTCGCCAGACGTATATTCGTCGCAGCCGTACCGTCGGTCATGACCCGATCGGAACGCCGGCCACCGCCGGACGGCGGCACCCGGAGAAAAACGACGTTGTACTGCCCGGACTGCGGCCACGAGAGCACGATCGATGGCGACTGGCGCGTCGAACACACGACCGACGACGATCGCGACCGCGCCGCCTACATCTGCCCCGAGTGTGGCGCAGTCATCGCTCGTCGGCCCGCCCGGCTCGCGATCGCGTAG
- a CDS encoding pyridoxal-phosphate-dependent aminotransferase family protein: protein MEPPEAGELTPPDRTLMGPGPSEVHPRVRRAMSTPLVGHLDPAFVDLMDEVQELLRYTFRTDNEFTIPVSGTGSAAMESAIANLTEPDDTVLVPDNGYFGDRMASMVRRAGGTVERVSAPWGAPLDPDDVAAACETHDPDVVGFVHAETSTGVLQPDVPALTEIAHDHGALTIADTVTSLGGVELRVDEWGIDAAYSATQKCLSAPPGASPLTLSERAVEKVTSRDAPVRSWYLDLSLLADYWGEERAYHHTAPITNVYALREALRLVAEEGIEARWERHERVAGALRDGVEAMGLGLASESWLPSLNTVALPDGVDDTAVIDHLLSEHGIEVAGGLGDLAGDVLRVGCMGHSARPANVLALVAALGDALAAQDADIDPDAGLAAVRRGL, encoded by the coding sequence ATGGAGCCGCCCGAAGCCGGTGAACTCACGCCACCGGATCGAACGTTGATGGGACCCGGTCCGAGTGAGGTCCACCCGCGCGTGCGGCGAGCGATGAGCACGCCCCTGGTCGGCCATCTCGACCCGGCCTTCGTCGATCTGATGGACGAGGTTCAGGAGCTGCTTCGATACACCTTTCGGACCGACAACGAGTTCACCATCCCGGTGAGCGGCACGGGATCGGCCGCGATGGAGAGCGCGATCGCGAACCTCACCGAGCCCGACGACACGGTTCTGGTTCCGGACAACGGCTACTTCGGTGATCGGATGGCGTCGATGGTCCGTCGGGCCGGCGGGACGGTCGAACGGGTCAGTGCGCCGTGGGGTGCACCGCTCGATCCGGACGACGTCGCCGCGGCGTGCGAGACCCACGATCCCGACGTGGTGGGGTTCGTCCACGCCGAGACCAGCACCGGCGTGCTTCAGCCCGACGTGCCGGCGCTCACCGAGATCGCCCACGACCACGGCGCGCTCACGATCGCGGACACGGTGACGTCGCTCGGCGGGGTCGAGCTTCGGGTCGACGAGTGGGGGATCGACGCGGCGTACTCGGCCACCCAGAAGTGCCTCTCCGCGCCGCCGGGCGCGAGCCCGCTCACTCTCTCCGAACGCGCGGTCGAGAAGGTCACGAGCCGCGACGCCCCGGTTCGATCGTGGTATCTCGACCTCTCCCTGCTCGCGGACTACTGGGGCGAGGAGCGTGCGTACCACCACACCGCGCCGATCACCAACGTCTACGCGCTCCGCGAGGCGCTTCGACTGGTGGCAGAAGAGGGGATCGAAGCACGCTGGGAGCGCCACGAGCGGGTCGCGGGTGCGCTGCGGGACGGCGTCGAAGCGATGGGGCTCGGGCTCGCGAGCGAGTCGTGGCTTCCGAGCCTGAACACCGTCGCCCTTCCCGACGGCGTCGACGACACGGCAGTCATCGATCACCTGCTCTCCGAGCACGGGATCGAGGTCGCGGGCGGGCTCGGCGATCTCGCTGGCGACGTGCTTCGAGTGGGGTGTATGGGCCACTCCGCACGGCCGGCGAACGTCCTCGCGCTCGTGGCGGCACTCGGCGACGCGCTCGCGGCCCAGGATGCCGATATCGATCCCGACGCCGGGCTCGCTGCGGTGCGACGCGGGCTGTAG
- a CDS encoding metal-dependent hydrolase, which translates to MFVGHGLLAFAFVAAGARWTGQSREHALALAIAAGAFATLPDVDILYAPIGLVTSGALGVEGFWAAGNVVHRAVTHSLVVAPIAAIAFRYWSRAERSTAAPAVDAARASDWSTAVTADRAVAVVLLAGLTVVSGVVSGPLGAFVMVVFGLVGCGVTTVAVRRGDLSPKAVLLVAAFGLASHPFGDLVTGGPPQLLYPFDLGLLTQRISLAADPTLHLFGAFWLELATLWLALVVYTTLTDRRVRDAIHGRAALGVAYAAAVLAVPAPTLASSYEFVFSVLAVGIVGPVPLVRRRWRAWRRTHRPASEYGALTAALTGLTAITLASVGYAIAYAVL; encoded by the coding sequence ATGTTCGTCGGCCACGGACTGCTGGCGTTCGCATTCGTCGCAGCGGGTGCGCGCTGGACCGGGCAATCGCGCGAGCACGCGCTCGCGCTCGCCATAGCGGCCGGCGCGTTCGCTACTCTGCCCGATGTCGACATCCTCTATGCGCCGATCGGCCTGGTGACCTCTGGCGCGCTCGGCGTCGAGGGGTTCTGGGCCGCCGGCAACGTCGTCCACCGTGCGGTCACCCACTCTCTCGTCGTCGCGCCGATCGCGGCGATCGCGTTTCGCTACTGGAGCCGGGCGGAGCGATCGACGGCCGCACCGGCGGTGGACGCGGCGCGAGCCTCGGACTGGTCGACGGCTGTGACTGCCGATCGTGCTGTGGCTGTCGTGCTCCTCGCAGGCCTCACCGTGGTTTCCGGGGTCGTCAGCGGTCCGCTCGGCGCGTTCGTCATGGTCGTGTTCGGCCTCGTGGGCTGTGGCGTGACGACGGTGGCGGTTCGACGTGGCGACCTCTCCCCGAAAGCAGTGCTGCTCGTTGCGGCGTTCGGGCTGGCGAGCCACCCGTTCGGTGATCTGGTCACCGGCGGGCCGCCGCAGTTGCTCTACCCGTTCGACCTCGGCCTGTTGACCCAGCGTATCAGCCTCGCCGCCGACCCGACGCTGCATCTGTTCGGCGCGTTCTGGCTCGAACTCGCCACGCTCTGGCTCGCACTCGTGGTCTACACCACACTCACCGACCGCCGGGTACGGGACGCGATTCACGGCCGGGCGGCGCTCGGTGTGGCCTACGCGGCGGCCGTGCTCGCCGTTCCCGCACCGACGCTCGCATCGTCGTACGAGTTCGTCTTCAGCGTACTCGCGGTCGGAATCGTCGGTCCCGTGCCGCTCGTGCGACGGCGGTGGCGCGCGTGGCGACGGACACACCGACCAGCCAGCGAGTACGGTGCGCTCACGGCGGCGCTCACCGGCCTCACGGCGATCACGCTCGCGTCGGTCGGCTATGCGATCGCCTACGCCGTGCTCTGA
- a CDS encoding bifunctional metallophosphatase/5'-nucleotidase produces the protein MSLRLLHYADIENAYDDPERIGRLAGLVDHLRDEETVVTGAGDNTGPGVLSLVTQGRQALDFFQAVDPDVDTFGNHDFDHGSDALLSVVDDSPQPWVCANAFQNGERFAAAEGAIPWTVVEAGDRRVGIVGVTHPETATINPNAADVRFTDAIQAVETGVDALQDENVDRIVVISHLGDDTELARMVNVDVVLGGHDHEALVERIDGTLVCRPGGTGRYLLEVSFDGDRPRATHHTVTDGPLDTDITATLRDRMDTAGLTEVVGTVEEPIVCDLQACKRGESRIGNLIVDAYRWRTGAAIGLNSGGGFRRQPPLTGDVTAFDLVGVTPYGADLVVLTIDGKDLLATLRHAALARAADGLPRWHFSHVSGAELVWDDAKNELQKARVDGSPVDPNTTYEIATTEFFVANDDLFPAFGPDDVVASYGLQYEAVVEYARETGLDPERDGRIQRPTLEAGDVPERDWPFSP, from the coding sequence GTGTCGCTTCGTCTCCTCCATTACGCCGATATCGAGAACGCCTACGACGATCCCGAACGGATCGGGCGACTCGCCGGTCTCGTCGACCACCTGCGTGACGAGGAGACGGTGGTCACGGGAGCCGGCGACAACACCGGACCCGGCGTGCTCTCGCTCGTGACGCAGGGACGACAGGCGCTCGATTTCTTCCAGGCGGTCGATCCCGACGTTGACACCTTCGGTAACCACGACTTCGACCACGGCTCGGACGCCTTGCTGTCGGTCGTCGACGACTCGCCACAGCCGTGGGTGTGTGCGAACGCCTTCCAGAACGGCGAACGGTTCGCGGCAGCCGAGGGTGCCATCCCGTGGACCGTCGTCGAGGCAGGGGATCGTCGGGTCGGTATCGTCGGCGTCACTCACCCTGAGACCGCCACGATCAATCCGAACGCAGCCGACGTTCGGTTCACTGACGCGATTCAGGCGGTCGAGACGGGCGTCGATGCGCTCCAGGACGAGAACGTCGATCGGATCGTCGTGATTTCTCACCTCGGCGACGACACCGAACTCGCCCGGATGGTGAATGTGGACGTCGTGCTCGGCGGCCACGATCACGAGGCGCTGGTCGAACGCATCGATGGGACGCTCGTCTGTCGGCCAGGCGGAACGGGTCGATACCTCCTCGAAGTCTCGTTCGATGGCGATCGGCCGCGGGCGACTCATCACACAGTCACCGATGGCCCACTCGATACGGATATCACGGCGACGCTTCGCGACCGGATGGACACAGCGGGACTCACGGAGGTCGTCGGTACTGTCGAAGAACCGATCGTCTGCGATCTGCAGGCCTGCAAGCGCGGCGAGAGCAGGATCGGGAATCTGATCGTGGATGCCTATCGATGGCGGACGGGAGCGGCCATTGGTCTCAATTCGGGTGGTGGATTTCGCCGACAGCCGCCACTCACGGGGGACGTGACGGCCTTCGATCTCGTCGGCGTCACGCCGTACGGTGCGGATCTCGTAGTGCTGACGATCGATGGCAAGGACCTGCTGGCAACGCTTCGACACGCTGCGCTCGCGAGAGCCGCCGACGGCCTGCCACGCTGGCACTTCAGTCACGTGAGCGGTGCGGAACTCGTCTGGGACGATGCGAAGAACGAGCTTCAAAAGGCGCGCGTCGATGGGTCTCCGGTGGATCCGAACACGACGTATGAGATCGCGACTACCGAGTTCTTCGTCGCGAACGACGATCTGTTTCCGGCGTTCGGACCGGACGACGTCGTTGCGAGCTACGGACTCCAGTACGAAGCAGTCGTGGAGTACGCGCGCGAAACTGGCCTCGATCCCGAACGTGACGGGCGAATCCAGCGACCGACGCTCGAAGCGGGCGACGTTCCCGAGCGCGATTGGCCGTTCAGCCCTTGA
- a CDS encoding mechanosensitive ion channel family protein: MESARVAWGVTQALQVGTQPNGTPENGTIENSTGEVVETATRVLPEWLPQWTVQVGLALLVLGIAWYGSKLFVRLIGRRVARRFRRPSVTRAVLRTIRVVVMFFGVLTAAAILGVGLSNILLSVTVLTAATAVVISPILGSIISGLFVLSDQSYEIGDMIELTDTDDTIRGFVEDITFQYTKIFTLDNTFLVIPNGTIRDRDVINYSAEDPRTRLSLDILVTYEGDLAQARDLIERAARDVDTVIRGGPDIRIGSARYPAAPTCYINEYADSGVLLTLRYWVREPYKLLTVRSAVQENVWERLDGTDVEFAYPHTKVVFDDSNGPSTPRDGPQFDYRRR, encoded by the coding sequence ATGGAGTCGGCACGCGTGGCGTGGGGCGTCACGCAGGCATTGCAGGTCGGCACGCAACCGAACGGCACGCCCGAGAACGGAACCATAGAGAACAGTACCGGCGAGGTCGTCGAGACCGCGACTCGGGTGCTGCCCGAGTGGCTTCCCCAGTGGACGGTGCAGGTAGGGCTGGCGCTGTTGGTGCTCGGGATCGCGTGGTACGGGTCGAAACTCTTCGTCAGACTGATCGGCCGTCGTGTTGCGCGGCGCTTCCGCCGACCCAGCGTCACCCGGGCAGTACTCCGCACGATCCGCGTCGTCGTCATGTTCTTTGGGGTGCTCACGGCGGCGGCGATCCTCGGGGTCGGTCTCAGCAACATTCTGCTGTCGGTGACGGTGCTCACAGCCGCGACTGCCGTCGTGATCTCACCGATTCTCGGCAGCATCATCAGCGGCCTGTTCGTGCTCTCCGATCAGTCGTACGAGATCGGCGACATGATCGAACTCACCGACACTGACGATACTATCCGTGGCTTCGTCGAGGACATCACTTTCCAGTACACCAAGATATTCACCCTCGACAACACTTTCTTGGTGATCCCGAACGGAACGATCCGCGACCGCGACGTCATCAACTACTCCGCCGAAGACCCGCGAACGAGGCTCTCGCTCGATATTCTCGTGACCTACGAGGGCGACCTCGCACAAGCTCGGGATCTGATCGAGCGCGCGGCGCGGGACGTCGACACCGTGATCCGGGGCGGACCGGACATCCGGATCGGCAGCGCGCGCTATCCCGCTGCACCGACGTGTTACATCAACGAGTACGCCGACAGCGGCGTGCTTCTGACGCTGCGGTACTGGGTCCGGGAGCCGTACAAACTCCTGACTGTGCGTTCGGCGGTGCAGGAAAACGTCTGGGAGCGACTCGACGGAACCGACGTCGAGTTCGCCTATCCGCACACGAAGGTCGTTTTCGACGATTCCAATGGCCCGTCCACACCGCGCGACGGCCCACAGTTCGACTACCGGCGAAGGTGA
- a CDS encoding DUF7116 family protein — translation MGVVTTPPTEAARSIFTDLGYTVSGSGCEFSAERKWRVVDVTAADESTELPESGDLRCFVAREDTARDLRERLLATKPDYDWAVIGVDTAGEYEVLHPSLGPALVA, via the coding sequence ATGGGGGTTGTTACCACGCCACCGACCGAAGCGGCCCGATCGATCTTCACCGATCTCGGCTACACCGTCTCCGGAAGCGGCTGCGAGTTCAGCGCCGAGCGAAAGTGGCGCGTCGTCGACGTTACTGCCGCCGACGAGTCGACGGAACTGCCCGAGTCGGGCGATCTGCGGTGTTTCGTCGCCCGAGAGGACACCGCACGTGACCTCCGCGAGCGACTGCTCGCGACCAAACCCGACTACGACTGGGCGGTCATCGGTGTCGATACTGCCGGCGAGTACGAGGTGCTCCACCCCTCGCTCGGCCCCGCACTCGTCGCCTGA